A genome region from Salvelinus alpinus chromosome 26, SLU_Salpinus.1, whole genome shotgun sequence includes the following:
- the LOC139554827 gene encoding protein rapunzel-like — MADAGQIRKTAVKVLGCVEKVSSFASSINPLFGIVSSLVGVVRIGLVGDEAHALDKDFQVVHGKLESISAKNRQCLRQIRVDEVNETFGKYEEYIKHQYAAFSSMVALVRKDPEGARRHMANFEWVYERDKSDLSLDVYYRGVMGTGSVFGRPLLKVYLEHCNGNRRVMEHWCSQVGHLFHIGLIALMAYTAVTEDDEDEVREKWTKRVEDIQAKMQEVLSQCKEEEERSLP, encoded by the coding sequence ATGGCTGACGCCGGGCAGATCAGAAAGACAGCGGTCAAGGTGCTGGGCTGCGTGGAGAAGGTATCCTCTTTCGCCTCGTCCATCAACCCCCTCTTCGGCATCGTCTCCTCCCTGGTGGGGGTGGTGCGCATAGGCCTGGTGGGCGATGAGGCGCACGCCCTGGACAAGGACTTCCAGGTGGTGCACGGCAAGCTGGAGAGCATCTCTGCGAAGAACCGCCAGTGCCTGCGGCAGATCCGTGTGGACGAGGTCAATGAGACATTTGGTAAGTACGAGGAGTACATCAAGCACCAGTATGCCGCCTTCAGCTCCATGGTGGCGCTGGTGAGGAAGGACCCAGAGGGAGCGCGGCGCCACATGGCCAACTTCGAGTGGGTCTATGAGAGGGACAAGAGCGACCTGAGCCTGGACGTGTACTACCGGGGCGTAATGGGCACCGGGTCGGTGTTCGGAAGGCCCCTGCTGAAGGTGTACCTGGAGCACTGCAACGGAAACCGCAGGGTCATGGAGCACTGGTGCTCCCAGGTGGGACACCTGTTCCACATCGGCCTGATCGCCCTCATGGCCTACACAGCGGTGACAGAGGACGACGAGGACGAGGTGCGAGAGAAGTGGACCAAGCGTGTGGAGGACATCCAAGCCAAGATGCAGGAGGTTTTGAGTCAgtgcaaagaggaggaggagaggagtcttCCCTAA